A DNA window from Candidatus Polarisedimenticolaceae bacterium contains the following coding sequences:
- a CDS encoding dodecin family protein produces MSVAKVIEITASSPTSFAEAAKAGIAKASETVHGIKGAWVSEESLVVENDQVTEFRVTMRVSFILD; encoded by the coding sequence ATGAGCGTCGCCAAGGTGATCGAGATCACCGCGTCGTCCCCGACCAGCTTCGCCGAGGCCGCGAAGGCCGGGATCGCCAAGGCATCGGAGACGGTCCACGGGATCAAGGGCGCGTGGGTCTCGGAGGAGAGCCTCGTGGTCGAGAACGACCAGGTGACCGAGTTCCGCGTCACCATGCGAGTCAGCTTCATCCTGGATTAG
- a CDS encoding sugar phosphate isomerase/epimerase: protein MKLGLLTAAFPRMRLERVASWASDNGFEMLEVACWPAAGGERRRYAGVSHIDVARLDVGKVRDVLDRNGLEISSLAYYPNNLHPDPGERRDANTHVRKVIDAAAKLGVPTVGTFVGRDQTKNVPDNFREFRKVWPRLVAYAEGKGVNIAIENCPMIFSWDEWPGGTNLASTPAVWDEMFTIVPSTRFGLNLDPSHLVWLGIDHERVVRDYASRILHVHAKDMEVDREGLYRNGVVSLGMGWQIPRLPGLGEVRWDRFLSQLYRVGYDGVVSVEHEDRAFEKTEDLVKRGFLIARDTLSPYLH from the coding sequence ATGAAGCTTGGCCTGCTGACCGCCGCGTTTCCGCGCATGCGCCTCGAGCGCGTCGCTTCCTGGGCGTCGGACAACGGGTTCGAGATGCTCGAGGTCGCCTGCTGGCCCGCGGCGGGCGGCGAGCGTCGCCGCTACGCCGGGGTCTCGCACATCGACGTCGCACGGCTCGACGTGGGCAAGGTGCGCGACGTCCTCGACCGGAACGGGCTCGAGATCTCCTCGCTCGCGTACTACCCGAACAATCTCCATCCCGATCCGGGCGAGCGGCGCGACGCGAACACCCACGTGCGGAAGGTGATCGACGCGGCCGCGAAGCTCGGCGTGCCGACGGTGGGCACGTTCGTCGGGCGCGACCAGACGAAGAACGTCCCGGACAACTTCCGCGAGTTCCGGAAGGTGTGGCCGCGGCTCGTCGCGTACGCCGAAGGGAAGGGCGTGAACATCGCGATCGAGAACTGCCCGATGATCTTCAGCTGGGACGAGTGGCCAGGCGGCACGAACCTCGCCTCGACCCCCGCCGTCTGGGACGAGATGTTCACGATCGTCCCCTCGACGCGCTTCGGCCTCAACCTCGACCCCTCCCACCTCGTCTGGCTCGGGATCGACCACGAGCGCGTCGTGCGCGACTACGCCTCACGGATCCTGCACGTCCACGCGAAGGACATGGAGGTCGACCGCGAGGGGCTCTACCGCAACGGCGTCGTGTCACTCGGCATGGGCTGGCAGATCCCGCGCCTCCCCGGCCTCGGCGAGGTGCGCTGGGATCGCTTCCTCTCGCAGCTCTACCGCGTGGGCTACGACGGCGTCGTCTCGGTCGAGCACGAGGACCGCGCCTTCGAGAAGACCGAGGACCTCGTCAAGCGCGGCTTCCTCATCGCGCGGGACACCCTTAGCCCCTACCTGCATTGA